The nucleotide window GAGCTCAGTCATGACTTTCAATTCTCCTCGAGTCTTATTGCAACCCACCGGGATTTTGTTGCCCTCTTCGTCGGTCTTTTTCGTGCTTTCAATTCTCCTCGAGTCTTATTGCAACGCCTGATTTCGTATTTTGGATCGTCGCGGTACTTCTTCTTTCAATTCTCCTCGAGTCTTATTGCAACAACCTGCGCGAGGACAAATGACAGCGATGTTCCAACTCTTTCAATTCTCCTCGAGTCTTATTGCAACAGGGCGCGAAATTCGCCCTTTCGCCCAACGAAGAAATAAGAACGCCCCGATATTTAAGCCTTTCTGAAAACCGGTGAAAAAGAACGTCTCTCCGGGTTGTAATTGAAGTCACTTTGACCGTCTGATACTCCGGAAACGCTTTCATCGAAACCTGATCAGGTGAGCGCCGGAATCCTTGAACTGGTCCTGATGGTTAAATGGAGCCTGTTTCTTTAAAAGGGCCGTATCCATAGTCTGGACCCAAAAAGAACGCATTTCTTCAGGGAGGGAACTTGCTCGGGAGCGTACTGCCCTCCGTTTAATTTTCCGAAAATATTTCGTCACATCTTTTTGCGTTGATTGTAACAAAAAGTTACAAATCAAAGGGTCTTAAAACCGATTTCCGGGGGAACGATAGGGGATCACTTAAAGTTTTTGGTCTTTCTGAGGCTCGTTTCCAGAAACGGAGCCCTTTGAACGTGATACGCCGCAAACGTTAAATCCTGGAAGCACAAAAATGCTCGGGATGCTCTATGTACATTATCGTGGTCTACGACGTGAACGTCAAGCGCGTCAACCACGTGAAGAAGTTCCTCCGCCAGCACCTCCACTGGGTCCAGAACAGCGTCTTCGAGGGCGAGGTCACGAGGGCGGAATACGAGCGCATCAAGGCCGGGCTGAAGGAGATAATAGACGAGAGCGAGGATTCGGTGGTAATCTACCGTCTCCGCTCCCAGCCACTGCGCGACGTTCTCGGAACGGAGAAGAACCCGCTGGAGGACATCATTTGACCTTTAGCTCCTCCCTGTCAATCTCGGCGCAAATCGGCCTGTATGGACAGCGGTTGCACACCCAGTCCTTTCTTCCAACCGTCGATATCCAGCGCGGAAACTTCCCGCTTTCCAGCTCCTCAACGGCTTCGATAACCCTCTCGGCCCTCCTCAGAAACCTTTTGAAAAGGCTCTCATCGAACTCGACGGGGAATACTCGGAAGTCAAGCCCGTTCCTATCGAAGATGTAGATGTACCCCTTCGCCCTCCCGAGCATTCCCATGTAGGCGTTAATCTGCTCGACCCACTCCCGCGATGGCTCCGCGTGCTCAAGGTCCTGATTTTTTCGCGGGATTCCTTCACCGTTGCCCTCAAACCCCTTGAACTTGAACTCGAGGACATATGGGCCTTTAACGGCATCAACCCGTCCAAAGAGCTTCCAGCCCTCCTTCAGTTCGTACTCAACCGGCACCTCGAACTCCGCACTCCCGACGACCTCCGCCAGCCAGCCGTGCAGGGCGGAGCCTATCCTGGCTTCCCAGCTACGCGAGGGACTGTACGCATTGAGGTATATGTCAAGGGCGGTCTTCCTGAGGCAGTAGCTCAGAGAGGTTACCCATATCCTCCTCTCGGGCCTGTGGTTGCCGTCTATGGCGTTCCTAATCCTCTCGTTGAAGGATTCGATTTCCTCGGGAAGGTTCACTCAGACCACCTCAGAACCACGCCACCAGCGGCTCGTACTCCTTAACCCCAACGAGGTGCTTGATGAGCTTGTAAGCCTCGAGACGAATTAACCGTTTCTTCGTAACGTTCCTCTTCAGCTCGGGGTGTTTAATGCTCTTCGTCAGCTCCTTCTCGTACTCGGAAAGGACCTTCTTCATTCCCTCCTTCGTCAGGAGAACGCCGTTGAGCTCCTCCCGGAAGTGCTCCTTCGAGAGGATTTTCTTCGTTATCAGCCTCGTCGCGAGCCTGTCCGCTATTATCGGCTTGAAAATCTCGCTCAGGTCGAGGGCAAGGGAAAAGCGCCTCTCCCCGGGCTCGTGGAGGTAGCTGACGGTAGGGACAAGCTGGGTGTTGTAGAGCTCGCTGACTATCGTCGCGTAGAGCCTTGAGTTGAGGAAGCTTATAAGCGCGTTCATCTCGTTCCCCGGCGGCCTGCGCGTGCGCTTAACTATTTTGAAGCCTTCGGGAAGGTGGTCGTCCCATCTCGAATAGTAGGCCTCGCGAATCCTCGCCTCGACGTTCATCACTTCCGTTATTTTCTCCGCCCCCTCAAGTTCCTCCAGGAGTTCCCTCAGCTCCTCAGAGAAGCCATCATTAACTTTCCAGCGCCTCAGGTTCCGCTCCATGTTGAGCGCGCTTCCCCTAACGAAGAGCCTCGCCAGTTTGAGGCGCTTTTCCCCGTCAAGGTAGTGCTCCGCCTGCCTGATGACCAAGTCCCCGGAGTTCAGGCTTTCTCTCGGGTAAAAGCTCCCGTCGTAGTGCCCGTAGTGGTTGAAGAAGTGAACCGTTATGCCCTTCTGGGCCAGGTAGTGGAGGGCCTGAGAGGTTATTGTCACATGGCCATAAATATAGAGGTCGTAGATGCCCTCGACGGCGAGGGGCTTCCTGCCGCGTTCATTCTCGAAGTAGAGCGTGTTCTCCCGCCGGAAAAGCGTTCCGTCTGAAAGCAGGGTCAGGGAGCGCTTTCTCATGCGACCACCTCAGACCCAGCAGAGTTCGTAGTAGGCGCATTTGAGGCATTTCTTTGATTTAACCGGCCTCGGTGGAGCAGGGAGGGACTTAACTCGCTCGACCCCTTTTATCGCCCCCTCGATTTCATCTTCCTTGCCGTCGAGGACTATCTCTTTCGTCTCGTTGAGCTTCGGGTAGTGAAGGACGGCCTTTGCCTTTATGCCGAGCTTCTTGAGGTAGTAAAGGTAGTAGAGCGCCTGCATCTCGTGGGCCTTCTCCATGCTTTTGCCGAGCTTTACCTCGTGGACCTCTATGGTATCGCCCCGCCGAATGAAGTCAATCTTTATGCTCCCGACGAGAACTTCCTTTTCCTCGTTGGCGTAGCGTTGTTCGTGGAGAAACCGGCCCAAATCGACCCAATCGCTCTCCTGCTCCATCGTGATGCCCCTCGCGAAGTACCAGAGCTTGGTTGGGCAGATGAAGAGGTAGTTTATCTCCGTGCCTGTGATGAGGAGGTCGGTGAGGGGGTATTCCTGAGGGGAGTTACAGTTTGGACTGTAATTCATAGGATGTCCTCCACGTCATCAAGGTCCTTGCCAATTACTTCATCCACACCATGGTCCCAAAGCATCTCAGCTTTGTTCTTGTCCCATGTTACAATCACTGGATAACCCTTGAACGTGTTGTGGAGAGCGTGCCGAAGGTTTCCATCCTTGAGAACGAACCAGATGGGCACGTTAACTGAAAACTCCTGGAGCATCTTCCTCAGTTCCCATTTACCAACTTCATGCCCGAGTTCTTGGGAGAGCTTCTGTGTTATATCACTCCAGCTGAGTTTAAGATTCTTGGGGTCGCTCAGTAACTCCCCGAACTTCTTCACGGTTTTATTGTAACCGTACTTCCCCATTAACGCGGGCACGACAAAGTACATTCCGGCCATCTGTCGGAAAACGCGCTGGGCCTCACTCTTCTTTTCGAGGGTGAAGTAGTCGAGCTTTTCCAGGAGTTCCCCAACTTGTTTCCGGTATACTTGGAGGATTTCATCCCGATAGACCTTTTCTATAGTGTCTCTCTCATCTTCATAACCGAGGGTTCTGCCTTCGAGTGCGCCAATAACTTCCGCAGTCTTCTGAAGAACCTTATCTCCGATTTTCCTTCCGTATACCGCTCTTGTTCCCCTGTCAACGCCTGAGAACACTATGATATTGGGAGCGCCCGTATAATCTGTTTTCCGATTTCTGTAAACCCTGCCCCATCTCTGGACCTGACTGTCGATTGGTGAAATTTCTGTTATCATCGCGTCAAAGTCGAGGTCTACCGACGCCTCGACGACCTGGGTTGCTACAAGAACCACCTTCTTGCCTTTTTCAAGGCTCGACTTGACTCTGAGGATAACCTCTGCCTTCTTTCTTTCAGGCAGACGTGAATGTAGGAGGTAAACCTCCCAGCCATTGCCCTGCTTAGATATGAGTTTGTAGGCTTCTATTGCCTTCTTCACGTTGTTGAGAACCACCATGGTACTCTTAAAGCCCTGTTTTTCAAACTCTTCGATTGCTGAGAGGACTTTTTCAAGGCCTTCAAATTTAAGTCCGTCATTGGTGTACTTGAAAAGATTTCCTTCTACGAGCTTTACGTGATGCCGTTTCAGGCGAAGGTTCTTGACGTTAAGTCCGTGTCTCTTTGACTCCTCAAGGACATCGACGATTTCAAATCCCTCCCTCCTGAGGAAATACTCTATATGGGGTGGCAAAGTCGCTGTAATCACGAGCACCTTTCCACCGGCTTCTTTTATAAGTCTGAGAGTTTTTAGGAAGACAGCGGTCATCTCCGGGGTGTACGCCTGAACTTCATCAACGACTATCGCTGATTCAGGATAAACTGAAATCACCTTGTCGGCTCCGTAGTAGTTGAGTCCCGTAAGGAAGACTTGGTCGGGAGTTGAAAGCATAACAGGCATCGCAAGCAGGCCTGCGGCGTTTACCTTTTTCTCAACTTCGATGTCACTTCCGGAACCTTCCACGTACTCCATGAATGCCGTCGAGTGAAGTAGGCCAACCAAATCCTTATCGAAGTACTCC belongs to Thermococcus sp. AM4 and includes:
- the cas2 gene encoding CRISPR-associated endonuclease Cas2, whose product is MYIIVVYDVNVKRVNHVKKFLRQHLHWVQNSVFEGEVTRAEYERIKAGLKEIIDESEDSVVIYRLRSQPLRDVLGTEKNPLEDII
- a CDS encoding PD-(D/E)XK nuclease family protein, whose translation is MNLPEEIESFNERIRNAIDGNHRPERRIWVTSLSYCLRKTALDIYLNAYSPSRSWEARIGSALHGWLAEVVGSAEFEVPVEYELKEGWKLFGRVDAVKGPYVLEFKFKGFEGNGEGIPRKNQDLEHAEPSREWVEQINAYMGMLGRAKGYIYIFDRNGLDFRVFPVEFDESLFKRFLRRAERVIEAVEELESGKFPRWISTVGRKDWVCNRCPYRPICAEIDREELKVK
- the cas1b gene encoding type I-B CRISPR-associated endonuclease Cas1b: MRKRSLTLLSDGTLFRRENTLYFENERGRKPLAVEGIYDLYIYGHVTITSQALHYLAQKGITVHFFNHYGHYDGSFYPRESLNSGDLVIRQAEHYLDGEKRLKLARLFVRGSALNMERNLRRWKVNDGFSEELRELLEELEGAEKITEVMNVEARIREAYYSRWDDHLPEGFKIVKRTRRPPGNEMNALISFLNSRLYATIVSELYNTQLVPTVSYLHEPGERRFSLALDLSEIFKPIIADRLATRLITKKILSKEHFREELNGVLLTKEGMKKVLSEYEKELTKSIKHPELKRNVTKKRLIRLEAYKLIKHLVGVKEYEPLVAWF
- the cas4 gene encoding CRISPR-associated protein Cas4, whose translation is MNYSPNCNSPQEYPLTDLLITGTEINYLFICPTKLWYFARGITMEQESDWVDLGRFLHEQRYANEEKEVLVGSIKIDFIRRGDTIEVHEVKLGKSMEKAHEMQALYYLYYLKKLGIKAKAVLHYPKLNETKEIVLDGKEDEIEGAIKGVERVKSLPAPPRPVKSKKCLKCAYYELCWV
- a CDS encoding CRISPR-associated helicase/endonuclease Cas3; translation: MPQVSIDEFLKEDNGTKRTSPLSYLRAKSGENNALLIDHVKSALGRCVELYEFIENLNGTVTYKPLGNPEERFELFKGLAKAIIIHDLGKITLDFQRRLYGKGKLPEELREYLTGSESIRARHEILSVLWSAGLLGNSEQDAKIRTAVLLHHYNEFFSEDKEFSHIVELYPDDIEKYLSFLVSKKGILEEFLRDYIKAIESEFKEDFIKKAVAEMTIDFSHIETIKEKVANWDDDLSEEVSLYNPESFDVDFLVFLGMLRRCDYSSSGNFEIEKSLNLLEVFDDVNERIRRKILEKLRTHEVNFGGLWQEELLSKKDSDYLVVVAPTGSGKTELGILWARKKGKLLYTLPLRVALNDLYKRLSEEYFDKDLVGLLHSTAFMEYVEGSGSDIEVEKKVNAAGLLAMPVMLSTPDQVFLTGLNYYGADKVISVYPESAIVVDEVQAYTPEMTAVFLKTLRLIKEAGGKVLVITATLPPHIEYFLRREGFEIVDVLEESKRHGLNVKNLRLKRHHVKLVEGNLFKYTNDGLKFEGLEKVLSAIEEFEKQGFKSTMVVLNNVKKAIEAYKLISKQGNGWEVYLLHSRLPERKKAEVILRVKSSLEKGKKVVLVATQVVEASVDLDFDAMITEISPIDSQVQRWGRVYRNRKTDYTGAPNIIVFSGVDRGTRAVYGRKIGDKVLQKTAEVIGALEGRTLGYEDERDTIEKVYRDEILQVYRKQVGELLEKLDYFTLEKKSEAQRVFRQMAGMYFVVPALMGKYGYNKTVKKFGELLSDPKNLKLSWSDITQKLSQELGHEVGKWELRKMLQEFSVNVPIWFVLKDGNLRHALHNTFKGYPVIVTWDKNKAEMLWDHGVDEVIGKDLDDVEDIL